From Chloroflexota bacterium, a single genomic window includes:
- a CDS encoding sulfite exporter TauE/SafE family protein, whose product MSDLFQTVATALAELSILQMVGVLLAVLGAAIIKGAIGFGFPLVATPLVSTIWDARHAVLVISIASLMNNVNITMRGGGSRRTFRRFIPTIAGLSVGTVAGSLLLARVDPNLLALIVGSAAVLFGIVALVKPDLAVPPRLERYLALPMGILGGLLGGSTGIFAPALASYTHALRLGKREFVFFLTLLYLVGTSVQVFSLYQLGLYDLTILVVAALTVLPNFLGVSLGIRLQERIDPLLFRRLVVLVILISGGSLVLRSL is encoded by the coding sequence ATGAGTGACCTGTTCCAGACCGTCGCCACCGCACTCGCCGAGCTGAGCATCCTCCAGATGGTCGGGGTACTGCTGGCAGTGCTGGGGGCGGCCATCATCAAGGGCGCTATCGGATTCGGCTTTCCGCTCGTCGCCACGCCGCTTGTCTCGACCATCTGGGATGCGCGCCACGCCGTCCTGGTGATCTCCATCGCCTCGCTGATGAACAACGTCAACATTACGATGCGCGGCGGGGGCAGCCGGCGGACGTTTCGTCGGTTTATCCCGACCATCGCCGGGCTGAGCGTCGGGACCGTGGCCGGGTCGCTGCTGCTGGCGCGCGTCGATCCGAACCTGCTGGCGCTGATCGTCGGCAGCGCCGCGGTGCTGTTCGGGATCGTGGCCCTGGTGAAGCCAGACCTGGCCGTACCGCCCCGGCTGGAGCGGTACCTCGCCTTGCCGATGGGCATCCTGGGCGGGCTGCTCGGCGGCAGCACCGGCATCTTCGCGCCGGCCCTGGCGTCGTACACGCACGCCCTGCGGCTGGGCAAGCGCGAGTTCGTCTTCTTCCTGACGTTGCTGTACCTTGTCGGCACGAGTGTGCAGGTCTTTAGCCTGTACCAGCTCGGCCTCTACGATCTGACGATCCTGGTCGTTGCGGCGCTGACGGTGCTCCCGAACTTCCTGGGTGTCAGTCTCGGCATCCGCCTGCAGGAGCGTATCGACCCGCTGCTGTTTCGTCGGCTGGTGGTGCTGGTCATCCTGATCTCGGGCGGCAGCCTCGTGCTCCGCTCCCTCTAG